The genomic stretch TTGACAGTTCGGGAAGCATGGAGTTCCGAGCTTATGGCGGGAAAAACGTCGTATACAGCAACTTCAACCCTTCATACCAATATTATGGATATTTTAATCCAAAAAAATATTATAGATATACCACATCTGAACCATCTGCTCCATACTTTATTGAAGCTACATCCGGGGATCTGTGGAACGGTAACTTCCTGAACTGGCTAACAATGCACCGAGACGATATCGCAAAAAAAGTCATGATTGGAGGGAACTACGACAAAATACGCGGACTGTATTCTTTAACTTCAGTTAACTCGTGGAGCAACTATACATGGGTGCTTTACGACGATAGATATAAAGTAACTGACCTTAATGGAAATTTAAATTACATGACACCACTATCTGCGCACGACACGAACAAAAGATCAAGTGCGTATTCATATTTTTACCAACAAGCATCTTCTAGTACAGAGCCAACCATATTATATGTTACTCGCGAATTAAGCTACAATAGCTATTACCATAAAAACTCTTACACTCTTCGACTAAAAGCACCTCAAGAAACAGGAGTGCTAGACAAATTTGCCTCCAAGGCACGATTGTCATTATTCCAATACCACCCTGTAAGCTCTGGAAACAATGGCGCAAATATTCTATCGTATGTTTCGGAGACACCTGCAGAACTTGAACAACTCAAAACAAAACTTGCGGCTATCGACCCAAATGGCGGTACACCTCTTGCCGAATCGCTATGGACAATCTGTGGATATATTAGACAGAACGGATCTCCCGCAAGCAACTCTGGACCAAGGTACCGAGAAGAAAGCTATTCTCCCACATTAGGGAATAAAGGTGATCCATTTTATTTTTCAGAATATGATAAGCTAGTTCCATGCACGCAACAAACAGTAATAATGATTACAGACGGCGAAGCTAGCGTTGATAACGAGGTCACCTCCCCCAAGATTGCCCCCTCTCCTTTCAGAAAAAGCCTAGGGGAGGATAAACTGCAAGATGTAGCTTGGTGGGCACGAACTACAGACCTCCGATCAGACCCTGAGTTACCAGCGACTCAACGTGTTAATTTATTTACTATTTTTGCTTCATTTGGCGAAACAACGGGAGCGGAACTACTTAAACGTGCCACTCAATTCGGTTCTTTTGCAGACAAAAACAAAGACGGTCTTTACACGGTCGCGGATTTAGAAGAAGCGGACTTCGCATCTCCGGAGAATTTTTTCCAAGCTGCATCGGGCGAAGAACTTGAAGCTGCGGTTACTCAAGCCCTTGCAATTGCCACAGCCGGAGTTGCATCTGGAACCTCTGCTTCTTTGCCTCCAACTTCTGGTGAAGGAGAGGGCGCAGTATATCAAGCTATCTTTTTTCAACCAGCAGCAAATGCCGCGCTTGGTCCGGCATGGGGCGGACAACTACACGGTTTGCTAGTAGACTCGCAAGGCAACATGCGCGAAGACACAACCAGCAACAAGAAACTCGATACAGATCCAGATCAAGTCGATTATGACAAAATAATACGATTTACCAAAGCTGACGCTACAGAATATATCACACGTTATGAGGCAAATGGAACGGCTGAGACTAAGGGGCTCAATATAAATCAAATAAAGTTATTGTGGTCTTCGAAAGACTGGCTAAACGACATCAACGACAGCATGATACAATCAAATCGTGACTACGGAACAACGTCTTCAAGATATATTTTTACTTTTGTAGATAAAAATAACAACATGGTGTCGGACACAGGCGAAGATATACCTTTTACATATACGGACACCGACTGCAAAGACCCAAACAACTTCTGTAGCTATTTGACACTTTACGAAAACACTTCGGGCGCGGTTGCCCCTCCCGCTAGTCTTACTGATACACAACTTAAAAACCTGTCGGAACGACAGATAAACTTCATTCGAGGCTTGGATGTCGGTGATGCAACCATCGGAAGCGTAGATGATTTTACCCGAAGCAGAGCCTTCGGCGGCAAGACATGGCGCTTGGGCGACATTATTTACTCATCCCCAACTGTTGTCGGCAGACCCGCCGAAAACTATCACATGATCTACAAAGACAAAACATATGAAGGGTTCGTCAATAAATATAAAAATAGAAGACAAATGGTCTATGTTGGCGCAAACGACGGAATGCTTCATGCTTTCAACGCGGGCTTTTACAATAGCACTCAAAAAACATTTCTGACCTCCCCTAACGGTGAGCACGACTGGCCACTGGGAATGGAAGCATGGGGCTACATACCCTTCAATCTTCTACCTCATTTGAAATGGCTTATGCATCCCGAGTACGGTCAAAATCAACATGCGGCGTACATGGACCTCAAACCACGTGTCTTTGACGCGCGAGTGTTCTTCGATGACACAACCAGCCAAGTATCTCAAGATCCAAACACATACCCGAATGGCTGGGGAACTATACTTGTTGCCGGCATGCGGCTTGGTGGGGCCGAGATCGGAGTTG from Desulfomicrobium macestii encodes the following:
- a CDS encoding pilus assembly protein is translated as MSVKRKFLVTNIFLLIALFFYATYAFSYVATDFNWIPPFLTKDEKPTVHILFDSSGSMEFRAYGGKNVVYSNFNPSYQYYGYFNPKKYYRYTTSEPSAPYFIEATSGDLWNGNFLNWLTMHRDDIAKKVMIGGNYDKIRGLYSLTSVNSWSNYTWVLYDDRYKVTDLNGNLNYMTPLSAHDTNKRSSAYSYFYQQASSSTEPTILYVTRELSYNSYYHKNSYTLRLKAPQETGVLDKFASKARLSLFQYHPVSSGNNGANILSYVSETPAELEQLKTKLAAIDPNGGTPLAESLWTICGYIRQNGSPASNSGPRYREESYSPTLGNKGDPFYFSEYDKLVPCTQQTVIMITDGEASVDNEVTSPKIAPSPFRKSLGEDKLQDVAWWARTTDLRSDPELPATQRVNLFTIFASFGETTGAELLKRATQFGSFADKNKDGLYTVADLEEADFASPENFFQAASGEELEAAVTQALAIATAGVASGTSASLPPTSGEGEGAVYQAIFFQPAANAALGPAWGGQLHGLLVDSQGNMREDTTSNKKLDTDPDQVDYDKIIRFTKADATEYITRYEANGTAETKGLNINQIKLLWSSKDWLNDINDSMIQSNRDYGTTSSRYIFTFVDKNNNMVSDTGEDIPFTYTDTDCKDPNNFCSYLTLYENTSGAVAPPASLTDTQLKNLSERQINFIRGLDVGDATIGSVDDFTRSRAFGGKTWRLGDIIYSSPTVVGRPAENYHMIYKDKTYEGFVNKYKNRRQMVYVGANDGMLHAFNAGFYNSTQKTFLTSPNGEHDWPLGMEAWGYIPFNLLPHLKWLMHPEYGQNQHAAYMDLKPRVFDARVFFDDTTSQVSQDPNTYPNGWGTILVAGMRLGGAEIGVDITKDGTADRSMSSAYVIMDITDPEQPPKLLAEIALPGQGFTTCYPTVMPMTQRNTSSATENQWYLVFGSGPADSSGKASRTKFGLETSDQNGRLFVLDLKALVADKELLTVNGTGTLSASGDPYGLTEPNSFIFDPIAVDLDIGPFPSTKEFRTDLVYFGTTAGTLAAPAGKMYRFNTNNDSTTGWDSISTLIDTGKPITSAASVAKDDVGRIWVYFGAGRLFNLQDIPQPSKMSFYGIKEPIDSTSKKMTLTTVSTASLFNSSNVVANNSACGETTNINCIKYSQDGTEMTGAWPNGHWKNLLASIDSSSGWKIDFDADRERVLGQPAVLSGSVIFSSNTPTSDVCDAFDAISSLWAVHYKTGTAFYSPILGATGDILNTSIPLGRGLAFTPTLHVGEDGTTAFVQTSTGAILTIDVETPISVRSGPLFWRKVTD